In the Gossypium raimondii isolate GPD5lz chromosome 9, ASM2569854v1, whole genome shotgun sequence genome, one interval contains:
- the LOC105798977 gene encoding B3 domain-containing transcription factor LEC2 translates to MHGVLCRISPRLGPHLNQRWRQHYLKHTHWSDGYPETTFLRPLVSQPTTPLAISRYLTLVVSLLSLYLQFHGLFLSPQPIPLHHLTRFSRFFHTWTHPNGSILQPHDLIEPHFVLTQNRKEEHTQSSALSSTFFSDRNQHCNPLDSSSSHCTFVLMENSYIPFFSTTATSSTTPITTTTTIHSSSNMDWSQNSDFSMFEPMNSQFQHPSQLLSPNQSLQFPYNRSIEQAPVYPFFTGQKGFEFGVRKEQERRTNDPYRTKLARINRKLARQRSLQRNANSGASTQVDARRLINSGADTDTNKNKDNKKDQYRFCTPDNQRLRVVLKKELKNSDVGSLGRIVLPKRDAEVNLPPLSDKEGIQVMIKDVYSNHMWTLKYKFWSNNKSRMYVLENTGDFVKQNGLGTGDSLTLYEDESKNLYFSITKVATVAVESSSNQQYYHNVNNNGEEGNDNSNNIGNMYLPFTSQSKDDEATSLELFMEQQEPNDLIMTLPMDSTYGSHTMFPEETRHLPNNVGQTPSLSRSVDDISINFDDCYGGLDMLPEVNQYNFSF, encoded by the exons ATGCATGGTGTTCTGTGCAGAATCAGCCCAAGACTAGGGCCACATTTAAACCAAAGGTGGCGCCAACACTATCTCAAGCACACTCACTGGTCAGATGGGTATCCCGAAACCACCTTTCTCCGGCCACTTGTCAGCCAACCCACCACCCCATTGGCAATCTCTCGTTACTTGACTCTCGTTGtttctcttctctctctctatttgcAGTTTCATGGTCTTTTTCTCTCTCCACAACCGATCCCTCTGCACCACTTGACGCGTTTCTCACGCTTTTTTCACACCTGGACTCACCCTAATGGAAGCATCTTACAGCCCCATGACCTTATTGAGCCACACTTTGTTCTTACTCAAAACAGAAAAGAAGAACACACACAAAGTAGTGCACTCTCATCAACCTTCTTCTCTGATCGTAACCAGCACTGCAATCCCCTAGACTCATCATCATCACATTGCACCTTCGTCCTAATGGAGAATTCTTACATTCCCTTTTTCTCCACCACAGCCACCTCCAGCACCACCCCAATCACCACCACAACAACCATCCATTCCTCCTCAAACATGGATTGGTCTCAGAATTCGGACTTCTCCATGTTTGAACCAATGAACTCTCAGTTTCAACATCCATCACAGCTTTTGTCACCTAACCAGAGCCTGCAATTCCCATACAACCGTTCCATAGAGCAGGCTCCTGTGTATCCTTTCTTTACGGGGCAAAAGGGGTTTGAATTTGGGGTACGTAAGGAACAAGAGAGAAGAACTAATGATCCTTATAGAACAAAGCTTGCAAGGATTAACAGAAAGTTGGCACGGCAAAGAAGCCTCCAAAGAAATGCTAATTCAGGGGCTTCAACACAGGTAGATGCAAGGAGACTGATAAACTCTGGTGCTGACACTGATACAAATAAAAACAAGGATAACAAAAAGGATCAATACAGGTTTTGCACACCAGATAACCAG AGACTAAGGGTGGTGCTAAAGAAAGAGCTGAAGAACAGTGATGTTGGGTCCCTTGGGAGAATAGTTCTTCCAAAG AGAGACGCAGAGGTAAACCTTCCACCACTATCTGATAAAGAAGGCATCCAAGTTATGATCAAGGATGTATACTCTAACCATATGTGGACCCTCAAATACAA GTTCTGGTCCAATAATAAGAGCAGAATGTATGTGCTGGAAAACACTG GGGATTTTGTAAAGCAAAATGGACTAGGAACTGGAGATTCCCTTACACTTTATGAGGATGAAAGCAAGAACCTT TATTTTTCTATAACAAAGGTGGCAACGGTTGCTGTCGAGTCTTCAAGCAATCAACAATACTATCATAACGTAAACAATAATGGCGAAGAAGGCAACGACAACAGCAACAACATTGGCAATATGTATTTGCCATTTACATCCCAGTCTAAAGATGATGAAGCAACATCTTTAGAGTTATTTATGGAGCAACAAGAACCTAATGATTTAATCATGACTTTGCCTATGGATTCTACTTATGGTTCACATACGATGTTCCCAGAGGAAACCAGACATTTACCTAACAACGTTGGTCAAACGCCATCGTTGTCGAGAAGTGTCGATGATATTTCTATCAACTTTGACGACTGCTATGGGGGTCTTGATATGTTACCTGAGGTAAATCAatacaatttttcattttga